The Tripterygium wilfordii isolate XIE 37 chromosome 17, ASM1340144v1, whole genome shotgun sequence genome has a window encoding:
- the LOC119982383 gene encoding O-fucosyltransferase 9 isoform X1 — translation MHPYSPSRLGNGRCAAATSTASTPSSPSSPRFRHCRSKFSQGAGGGGARVGAAKQSLVERVVVVLITSVFKRRGLLLFAPLLYISGMVLYMGSFSFDVDLNNVGGVVVRKRAPPGSVYRSPQVFEKLWPYMEAENNGSRHALMTAWNPKPIQRWKPCSRMSITNEGLPNSNGFLIIEANGGLNQQRLSICDAVAVAGLLNATLVIPIFHLNSVWQDSSKFGDIFDEDFFIPALHNYVNVVRELPGEILEQFDNNISSIVNLRVKGWSSPTYYLEKVLPKMIRMRAVRIAPFSNRLAHDVPSYVQRLRCLANFEALRFADPIRTLAEKMVERMIKNSSQSEGKYVSVHLRFEMDMVAFSCCEYDGGDEEKREMDVARERGWRGKFRRRGRVIRPGVNRMDGKCPLTPLEIGMMLRGMGFDNTTSVYIAAGKIYYEAKYMAPLRQMFPRLETKDTLATPEELAVFKGHASRLAALDYTVCLHSEVFVTTQGGNFPHFLVGHRRHMYGGHAKTIMPDKRKLALLFDSPNIRWESFKQQMQDMLHHSDSKGFQLKKPSASLYTFPMPDCMCKQMEGGNEDNNSTQLK, via the exons ATGCACCCCTATAGCCCCAGCCGCCTCGGCAACGGCCGTTGCGCGGCCGCCACCTCAACGGCGTCGACGCCTTCCTCTCCGTCATCGCCTCGGTTCCGACACTGTCGGAGCAAGTTCAGTCAGGGCGCTGGCGGTGGTGGTGCCCGGGTGGGAGCTGCCAAGCAGAGCTTAGTGGAGAGAGTGGTGGTCGTCTTGATAACTTCAGTGTTCAAGAGGAGGGGCTTGCTATTGTTCGCGCCGCTGCTGTATATTTCGGGGATGGTGTTGTATATGGGATCATTCAGTTTCGACGTTGATTTGAACAATGTCGGTGGTGTTGTTGTGCGCAAGCGTGCCCCGCCGGGGTCCGTGTACAGGAGTCCACAGGTTTTCGAGAAGTTGTGGCCTTATATGGAGGCTGAAAACAATGGGAGTCGCCACGCG TTGATGACAGCATGGAATCCCAAACCGATTCAACGCTGGAAGCCTTGCAGCAGGATGAGTATAACTAATGAAG GTTTGCCAAATTCCAATGGTTTCCTCATAATTGAAGCAAATGGGGGGTTGAACCAACAACGATTATCG ATATGTGATGCAGTTGCTGTGGCAGGGTTGCTAAATGCAACCCTTGTGATCCCAATTTTTCATTTAAACAGTGTTTGGCAAGATTCCAG CAAATTTGGGGACATATTTGATGAAGATTTTTTCATTCCAGCACTTCATAATTATGTGAATGTAGTCAGAGAACTTCCTGGAGAAATACTTGAGCAGTTTGATAATAACATAAGCAGCATTGTAAATCTGAGAGTAAAAGGTTGGTCAAGTCCCACATACTATCTTGAGAAGGTTCTTCCAAAGATGATCCGGATGAG GGCTGTACGCATTGCACCCTTCTCAAACAGACTGGCTCATGATGTTCCTTCATATGTTCAACGGCTTAGATGCTTAGCCAATTTTGAAGCTCTGAGGTTTGCAGACCCAATAAGAACACTTGCTGAGAAAATGGTTGAACGGATGATCAAGAACAGTTCTCAGAGTGAGGGGAAATATGTCTCAGTGCATCTGCGATTTGAAATG GATATGGTTGCATTTTCGTGCTGTGAATATGATGGTGGAGATGAAGAGAAACGTGAAATGGATGTTGCCCGAGAAAGAGGCTGGAGAGGAAAATTTAGGAGAAGAGGTAGAGTAATAAGGCCAGGAGTCAATCGGATGGATGGAAAATGCCCTTTAACTCCACTGGAG ATTGGGATGATGCTAAGGGGCATGGGATTTGATAATACTACCTCAGTATACATTGCAGCAGGAAAAATTTATTATGAAGCGAAGTATATGGCTCCTCTTAGACAGATGTTTCCACGTTTAGAAACCAAAGATACGCTTGCCACTCCAGAAGAACTTGCAGTGTTTAAG GGCCATGCATCTAGGTTGGCTGCGCTCGATTATACAGTCTGCCTACATAGTGAAGTATTTGTTACAACTCAAGGTGGAAACTTCCCTCACTTCTTGGTGGGCCATAGACGTCATATGTATGGAGGGCATGCAAAAACAATAATGCCTGACAAGAGGAAATTAGCGCTACTATTTGATAGTCCCAATATCAG ATGGGAGAGCTTCAAACAACAGATGCAAGATATGCTTCACCACAGTGATTCGAAGGGGTTTCAATTGAAAAAACCCAGTGCATCACTTTACACATTTCCCATGCCAGATTGTATGTGTAAACAAATGGAGGGTGGCAATGAAGACAATAATAGTACACAACTCAAGTAA
- the LOC119982383 gene encoding O-fucosyltransferase 9 isoform X2 — translation MKMMQLMTAWNPKPIQRWKPCSRMSITNEGLPNSNGFLIIEANGGLNQQRLSICDAVAVAGLLNATLVIPIFHLNSVWQDSSKFGDIFDEDFFIPALHNYVNVVRELPGEILEQFDNNISSIVNLRVKGWSSPTYYLEKVLPKMIRMRAVRIAPFSNRLAHDVPSYVQRLRCLANFEALRFADPIRTLAEKMVERMIKNSSQSEGKYVSVHLRFEMDMVAFSCCEYDGGDEEKREMDVARERGWRGKFRRRGRVIRPGVNRMDGKCPLTPLEIGMMLRGMGFDNTTSVYIAAGKIYYEAKYMAPLRQMFPRLETKDTLATPEELAVFKGHASRLAALDYTVCLHSEVFVTTQGGNFPHFLVGHRRHMYGGHAKTIMPDKRKLALLFDSPNIRWESFKQQMQDMLHHSDSKGFQLKKPSASLYTFPMPDCMCKQMEGGNEDNNSTQLK, via the exons atgaaaatgatgCAGTTGATGACAGCATGGAATCCCAAACCGATTCAACGCTGGAAGCCTTGCAGCAGGATGAGTATAACTAATGAAG GTTTGCCAAATTCCAATGGTTTCCTCATAATTGAAGCAAATGGGGGGTTGAACCAACAACGATTATCG ATATGTGATGCAGTTGCTGTGGCAGGGTTGCTAAATGCAACCCTTGTGATCCCAATTTTTCATTTAAACAGTGTTTGGCAAGATTCCAG CAAATTTGGGGACATATTTGATGAAGATTTTTTCATTCCAGCACTTCATAATTATGTGAATGTAGTCAGAGAACTTCCTGGAGAAATACTTGAGCAGTTTGATAATAACATAAGCAGCATTGTAAATCTGAGAGTAAAAGGTTGGTCAAGTCCCACATACTATCTTGAGAAGGTTCTTCCAAAGATGATCCGGATGAG GGCTGTACGCATTGCACCCTTCTCAAACAGACTGGCTCATGATGTTCCTTCATATGTTCAACGGCTTAGATGCTTAGCCAATTTTGAAGCTCTGAGGTTTGCAGACCCAATAAGAACACTTGCTGAGAAAATGGTTGAACGGATGATCAAGAACAGTTCTCAGAGTGAGGGGAAATATGTCTCAGTGCATCTGCGATTTGAAATG GATATGGTTGCATTTTCGTGCTGTGAATATGATGGTGGAGATGAAGAGAAACGTGAAATGGATGTTGCCCGAGAAAGAGGCTGGAGAGGAAAATTTAGGAGAAGAGGTAGAGTAATAAGGCCAGGAGTCAATCGGATGGATGGAAAATGCCCTTTAACTCCACTGGAG ATTGGGATGATGCTAAGGGGCATGGGATTTGATAATACTACCTCAGTATACATTGCAGCAGGAAAAATTTATTATGAAGCGAAGTATATGGCTCCTCTTAGACAGATGTTTCCACGTTTAGAAACCAAAGATACGCTTGCCACTCCAGAAGAACTTGCAGTGTTTAAG GGCCATGCATCTAGGTTGGCTGCGCTCGATTATACAGTCTGCCTACATAGTGAAGTATTTGTTACAACTCAAGGTGGAAACTTCCCTCACTTCTTGGTGGGCCATAGACGTCATATGTATGGAGGGCATGCAAAAACAATAATGCCTGACAAGAGGAAATTAGCGCTACTATTTGATAGTCCCAATATCAG ATGGGAGAGCTTCAAACAACAGATGCAAGATATGCTTCACCACAGTGATTCGAAGGGGTTTCAATTGAAAAAACCCAGTGCATCACTTTACACATTTCCCATGCCAGATTGTATGTGTAAACAAATGGAGGGTGGCAATGAAGACAATAATAGTACACAACTCAAGTAA